The following proteins are encoded in a genomic region of Sorangiineae bacterium MSr12523:
- a CDS encoding RNA polymerase sigma factor, whose product MLALARPLTASASPAELDFEALYSQHARYLAGVVHRIMGRDAEVDDVVQETFLDALDGLASLEEPSAVRAWLVTIAVRCTRRILARRRRRSLFAFWIRDFAAPASDPRDRQAVDELYDALARLPEDLRIPWILHRVVAMSLPETAAACEVSLATVKRRLADAEERLARRLAPKEARP is encoded by the coding sequence GTGCTAGCTCTCGCGCGCCCGCTCACCGCCTCGGCCTCGCCCGCCGAATTGGATTTCGAGGCGCTCTATTCCCAGCATGCGCGCTACCTGGCCGGTGTCGTGCACCGCATCATGGGGCGCGACGCCGAGGTCGACGACGTCGTGCAGGAGACCTTCCTCGATGCGCTCGATGGCCTGGCGAGCTTGGAGGAGCCTTCCGCCGTTCGCGCTTGGCTGGTGACCATCGCCGTGCGCTGCACCCGCCGCATTCTGGCGCGCCGCCGTCGACGCAGCCTGTTTGCCTTCTGGATTCGTGATTTTGCCGCACCCGCCTCCGATCCGCGCGACCGGCAAGCCGTCGACGAGTTGTACGATGCGCTCGCGCGCTTGCCGGAAGATCTGCGCATCCCGTGGATCTTGCACCGGGTGGTGGCCATGAGCCTGCCCGAGACGGCGGCCGCGTGCGAGGTGTCGCTTGCCACCGTGAAGCGCCGCCTCGCGGATGCGGAAGAGCGGTTAGCACGGCGCCTCGCACCGAAAGAGGCAAGGCCATGA
- a CDS encoding AraC family transcriptional regulator — MGERTRPRIGLGVSLRQTPAGHYAHASNTDHVISVHAGPPVRSSCVKHRSVRKRGDISLMPAGTSDTWFDDEASASLDLRVPTSLLRSVAEEMGLDPQRAGIEPRYEFRDAQIEHIAWALEAESRAGFPNGLLYTDSLGTALAVHLLGRYPAPTPDRSGLTPVQLRRVKEYVEEHLDENLSLLRLSRIAGVSTSHFKTLFKRSVGIPVHEYVVQRRVERARVLLQQGELPATQIALDVGFSHQSHMARWMRRVLGVTPTSVARSRAV, encoded by the coding sequence ATGGGTGAACGCACGCGGCCTCGGATCGGACTCGGTGTTTCGTTACGCCAGACGCCCGCGGGGCACTATGCGCACGCCTCCAACACGGATCACGTCATCAGCGTGCACGCAGGGCCGCCGGTGCGCTCGTCGTGCGTCAAGCATCGAAGCGTGCGCAAGCGCGGCGACATCAGCCTGATGCCCGCCGGCACCTCCGACACGTGGTTCGACGACGAGGCGAGCGCGTCGCTGGATCTGCGCGTTCCCACGTCGTTGCTCCGCTCCGTGGCCGAGGAAATGGGGCTCGATCCGCAGCGGGCCGGCATCGAGCCGCGCTACGAATTTCGCGACGCGCAGATCGAGCACATCGCGTGGGCGCTCGAAGCGGAAAGCCGCGCGGGCTTTCCCAACGGGTTGCTCTACACCGACAGCCTCGGTACTGCGCTCGCGGTGCATTTGCTCGGGCGCTACCCCGCGCCCACGCCGGATCGCAGCGGCCTGACGCCCGTACAGCTCCGTCGCGTGAAGGAGTACGTCGAGGAGCACCTCGACGAGAACCTGTCGCTCTTGCGCCTTTCGCGCATCGCCGGGGTGAGCACCTCGCACTTCAAAACGCTGTTCAAGCGGTCCGTAGGCATCCCGGTGCACGAATACGTGGTTCAGCGAAGGGTCGAACGCGCGCGGGTGCTGCTGCAGCAGGGAGAGCTGCCCGCCACGCAAATTGCGCTGGACGTGGGCTTCTCGCATCAGAGCCACATGGCGCGCTGGATGCGGCGCGTCCTGGGCGTCACCCCCACGTCGGTCGCGCGTTCACGAGCCGTCTAA
- a CDS encoding DUF885 domain-containing protein: protein MTVLQLADTMLDLLAEEDPLNELLQGYPGYEHRLPDPEEAAEARLRERAQAVIQSARALEPPAEDKVTHALVLQQAESLVDRIDARLIEHTMADYITAPIAKLFLALPLVRVTRPEQEEAYLERLEAVPQYLGKAAERHRQGVAAQRFPVAERVQAAVARLDAYLAEPEVDPLRRPTLTGARAEQRERLLAEKVRPAFAEYREVLAGEIAPHGRPEERPGLCWLPNGAATYAAVARTHTTTGHTPGELHRIGLELIERLADEYVAIGGSLFGVRTVAEVHERMRTDPAMRWKDGDELLACARAAIDRAEAAAPSWFGRLPSHRCALERTPAEAETSVAAAYYIPAPMDGSHPGTYYANTYRANERSRYGMEATSFHEAVPGHHFQITIAQELKELHMLRQVAGINAYIEGWGLYAERLADEMGLYSGAIDRLGMLAADSMRAARLVVDTGLHALGWSRARVVEYLQANTVMDDVEIQAETDRYIEMPGQALSYMVGRLELQRMRSKAQVELGAAFDFRAFHDLLLGGGALPMAVLDGVVSEWTQGLRTSKSG from the coding sequence ATGACCGTCCTCCAGCTCGCCGACACCATGCTCGATCTTTTGGCGGAAGAAGATCCGCTGAACGAGCTTTTGCAGGGATATCCCGGTTACGAACATCGCCTGCCCGATCCCGAGGAGGCCGCGGAAGCGCGCTTGCGTGAGCGCGCGCAGGCCGTGATTCAGTCGGCACGCGCCCTCGAGCCGCCGGCCGAGGACAAGGTGACGCATGCTTTGGTCCTGCAGCAGGCGGAATCGCTCGTGGACCGGATCGATGCGCGGCTCATCGAGCACACGATGGCGGATTACATCACCGCGCCCATTGCCAAGTTGTTTTTGGCGCTGCCGCTCGTCCGCGTCACGCGTCCGGAGCAGGAGGAGGCTTACCTCGAGCGCCTCGAGGCCGTGCCGCAGTATCTCGGCAAGGCCGCCGAGCGGCATCGGCAGGGTGTCGCGGCCCAGCGCTTTCCCGTCGCCGAGCGCGTGCAGGCCGCCGTAGCGCGGCTCGATGCGTACCTCGCGGAGCCCGAGGTCGATCCGCTGCGCCGTCCGACGTTGACCGGCGCGCGTGCGGAGCAGCGCGAGCGCCTTTTGGCCGAAAAGGTGCGGCCGGCCTTTGCCGAATACCGCGAGGTCCTCGCCGGTGAAATCGCGCCGCATGGCCGACCGGAGGAGCGCCCCGGCCTGTGCTGGCTTCCAAATGGCGCCGCGACCTATGCGGCAGTCGCGCGCACGCACACGACGACCGGGCATACACCCGGGGAGCTGCATCGCATTGGGCTCGAATTGATCGAGCGCCTCGCCGACGAATACGTGGCCATCGGCGGGTCCCTCTTTGGCGTGCGCACGGTCGCCGAGGTGCACGAGCGCATGCGCACCGATCCTGCGATGCGCTGGAAAGACGGGGACGAGCTGCTCGCCTGCGCGCGCGCCGCCATCGATCGGGCGGAAGCCGCCGCGCCATCTTGGTTCGGCCGATTGCCCTCACACCGGTGCGCACTGGAGCGCACGCCCGCGGAGGCGGAGACCAGCGTTGCGGCGGCGTATTACATACCGGCGCCCATGGATGGATCCCACCCCGGTACTTATTATGCAAATACGTACCGCGCGAACGAGCGCAGTCGTTATGGCATGGAGGCCACGTCGTTTCACGAGGCGGTGCCGGGGCACCATTTCCAAATTACGATTGCCCAGGAACTAAAAGAATTGCACATGCTCCGCCAGGTGGCCGGCATCAATGCGTACATCGAAGGCTGGGGCCTCTACGCCGAGCGGCTCGCCGACGAAATGGGTCTCTACTCCGGCGCCATCGATCGATTGGGCATGCTGGCGGCCGATTCCATGCGGGCCGCGCGCCTCGTCGTCGACACGGGGCTGCACGCCCTCGGCTGGAGCCGCGCGCGGGTGGTGGAATACCTGCAGGCGAACACCGTCATGGACGACGTGGAGATCCAGGCCGAAACGGATCGCTACATCGAAATGCCCGGCCAGGCCCTCTCGTACATGGTGGGTCGGCTCGAACTGCAGCGCATGCGCTCCAAAGCCCAGGTCGAATTGGGCGCAGCCTTCGACTTTCGTGCCTTTCACGATCTGCTGCTCGGGGGCGGAGCCTTGCCCATGGCGGTGCTCGACGGCGTCGTGTCCGAGTGGACTCAGGGTTTGCGCACGTCCAAATCCGGATAA
- a CDS encoding antibiotic biosynthesis monooxygenase: MNEALCYPDFTRPDVGCVVTSAWYVGSYERQRAAADAAIEAWKNLPWPQGCISFNCYLSPDGKLVWFYGQWASEEAHREFTRAQRPSVAAAVDKAVTNVQRMGVVRSHVYRNMSERTDIFPGCIILVTIATAGPERQLQVAETIFSRVVRGGAPAHAGGTGGHLLFSNDGTRVLVYAEWTSEASHRDALQSGALGGKRGIFEGMPGIEGIGFDRYHLYRRVVRPE, encoded by the coding sequence ATGAATGAAGCTCTCTGCTACCCGGATTTCACCCGACCGGACGTCGGCTGCGTCGTCACCAGCGCCTGGTACGTGGGCAGCTACGAGCGGCAGCGCGCTGCGGCCGATGCGGCCATCGAGGCGTGGAAGAATTTACCGTGGCCGCAGGGGTGCATCTCGTTCAATTGCTATTTGAGTCCCGATGGCAAGCTCGTGTGGTTCTATGGCCAATGGGCCAGCGAGGAAGCCCACCGCGAGTTCACGCGCGCGCAGCGTCCCAGCGTGGCCGCCGCCGTCGACAAGGCGGTGACGAACGTTCAACGCATGGGCGTGGTCCGCTCGCACGTGTACCGCAACATGTCCGAGCGAACGGACATTTTTCCAGGCTGCATCATCCTGGTGACCATTGCCACCGCCGGTCCCGAGCGGCAACTGCAGGTCGCCGAGACGATTTTCTCGCGGGTGGTGAGAGGCGGGGCGCCCGCACACGCCGGTGGCACGGGCGGGCACCTCCTGTTCAGCAACGACGGCACCCGCGTCCTCGTCTACGCCGAATGGACCAGCGAGGCCTCCCACCGGGACGCCTTGCAGTCCGGCGCCCTCGGTGGAAAACGCGGCATCTTCGAGGGAATGCCCGGCATCGAGGGCATTGGTTTCGACCGCTACCACCTGTATCGAAGGGTGG